The Streptomyces sp. NBC_01237 genomic interval ACCGTCCGGGGACACCACCACACCGAGCGGGGAGGAACCGACGGGGATGGTCGCGACCGCCGTGTTGGTGGCGGTGTCGAGCGCCGTCACGGCGTTGTCGAGCAGGTCGGCGACGTACGCCACCGGGGCGGGCGGCAGCGCCTGCGCGGCGGGGGCGGGCAGTGCGACCAGCCCGGTGATGGCGAGCGCGCCGGCGGCGACCAGCGCGGAGAATCTTCGTCGCAGACGCGACGGGCGTAACGCGGAACGTGAGGACATCAGGCGTCTCAACCCTTCTTCGAGGCCCGCCCCGGCGTCAGGGTGTCGGAGGGGGCGACCCGAGGGCGCCGCGTGTTCACCGGCCCCCGGTCACCGCCACCGGGACGTACCCGCGACGGAGCGAACATCCTTGGCGGCCAAAGACGTTGGCCCCCTCGACTCGCTCAGCATGGCACTCCGGACTCCCGCATCAGGTGGGAACGAGCACATGCACGCTTCCCGCCCCCGAGCAGACGGCCCTGTCCCACCCCACGCGCCAGGGACCGCGCGGTCCAGCTGCGATCCTCCGGGCGGCCGCCCCTCGCAGCTCGGGGCGTCGTCGACTCGCCTGTCGGAGTTCCGAGTCCTTGCGGGATTCGGCCAAGGCAAGCCCCAAAGGCCCCGCATCTGCTCCCTGGTGAGCAGGTGCGGGGCCTTTGGGCCGTGGGTCTCCTCCTCCGCCGGCCAGGCGCGCGCTGCCGACCTTCTTCAGCAGCGAGACGCTGTTGTTGAAGTCGTACCAGCGCGCGGGGGGGGCCTGGTGCCGAGGACGTCCTGGACACGGTGGTGGGCTTCGTCCGGCGGGCGGTGGAGCTGGCGGGGGCACGCTGCCGGTGTACCGGGTGGCGCTGGCCGCCAGGCACCATCGCGGCCTGGTCCACGAGCAGGCCGCGTGACGTACGGCCAGGCCAAGGCCCGGCAGATCATCGAGCAGTCGGTGCGCGGGGAGGCCGCGGCGAAGATCAGCCCGGCGGACCTGATCCCTATCGCACTGGAGAAGGTGGTGAAGGCCGGACTGGAGCTGCCGGGATTTTCCACGACAAAGAACCCCACCGAGGCCGCCCGCCTCGATCCGTACGGTCATGGGGGGCGCACGGGCTTTTGTGCACTCAACAGCCGGCTCGCCAGCCTGGCTTCGCCTTCCTTGCTCCGCCGGACACCCGCAGCTCAGCGGCGAATCCGGACGAGGGTGCTGCGGCGATTGAGGGGCACGCGTGGGTCAGAGCGGGCACCGTGTGTGCACGCAAAATCCCTGCCGGGTGTTCACATGAGCCTCACAACTGCCGGCTGTGATTCTGTGCGCCCTGGTGACGGCGTGGTGCTGCCCCGACGATGCGCTCACGGTTCAGACCGCCGGTACCTGGCGGCGTCTCATGGGCCGGGCCGGGAGCCCTCGGCCTCCCCTCGCGCCAGGTCTGCCGTCGGCGGGCCTGGGCACCCTCCGGAAGGACGTCCATGTCAGGCAGACCCAGAGCTCTGCTCCGCCTGCTGGTGCCCGCGGTACTCGCCGCCGGCGCCCTCGTGCCGCTCACGGCAGGCGCGGCTTCCGCCGCGCAGCCGATCTGCGTGAGCGGCACCCTGCAGTTCGACTACCAGTCCGCCGAGGGGGGCATCCCCAAGCCGACTCTGACCCGGGGCGCCCGCAACGCCTCGGTCGAGCTCTGGGGCCGGGAGCAGGCAACCGACACCGACCACAAGCTGAACACCGACACCCAGCTGACCGGAGCGGCCAACGGCTCGTTCAACCTCTGCTACACCCCGGTCAACACCACCGCCATGGACCACCTGTTCGTGCGGTTCGCCACCCGCAGCAACCAGGTGTGGCGGGTCGCCAACTCCACCGGCACGGTCTACACCCACGACACGCCGACACTGTCGAACGTATCGGCGAACGTCGCTCTCGGCACCGTCAAACCGACCACCGCGACCCGCGCCTGGCACGCTTTCGACACCGTCAACTCGCTGTGGTCGCGCCGGGCCAACTCGACCACACCGTGCTGGACGACCGCCGAGACCAACGCCGCGACCTGCACCACACTGACGGTGCGCTGGCAGACCGGCTCCAACGACGGCCCGTACTACGACCTGTCGAACACCGTCCACCTGGCCGACGCCGACCCGGACTCCGAGCACACCCTGCTCCACGAAGCGGGCCACTTCTTCCAACACCGGCTCTACAACGGCACCTGGCCCACCATCACCAACTGCAACCCGCACTACATCCAGCTGGTGTCGTCCGCGACCTGCGCCTGGACCGAGGGCTTCGCCGACTCTGCGGCCGCCTACCTCCTGGGCGACCAGCGCTACGTGTTCCCGGACGGCTCGTCCTACCCGTTCACCCCTGCCGCGGGCTGGCAGACCGGCGACCAGGTGCAGGGCAACGTGGACGGCTCGCTGCTCCAGCTGTGGAACCAGGTGGACGGCAGCTGGGACCGCACCATCACCACTCTGGCCTCGCACACGCCCTCCACCTTCGCCGACTGGTTCAAGAACGTCCGCCCGACGGCCGTGCCGCCGCTGTCCACCACGGGCTCGGCGCTGACCGCGCTGGACACGTACGCCATCAACTACGGCCCCACGGTCGTCGGTGACAACGCCTACCACGCGCTCAGCAACGGCGGTGGCGTCGCCCTCCAGCGGGGCACGGGCTGCAGCGTCGCCATCTCCGCGGTGGCCCAGTTCGCCGCCCTGGACACCTCCCGGGCATCCCAGCGCTGGAAGTTCGTCGCCAACGGCGACGGCAC includes:
- a CDS encoding RICIN domain-containing protein gives rise to the protein MSGRPRALLRLLVPAVLAAGALVPLTAGAASAAQPICVSGTLQFDYQSAEGGIPKPTLTRGARNASVELWGREQATDTDHKLNTDTQLTGAANGSFNLCYTPVNTTAMDHLFVRFATRSNQVWRVANSTGTVYTHDTPTLSNVSANVALGTVKPTTATRAWHAFDTVNSLWSRRANSTTPCWTTAETNAATCTTLTVRWQTGSNDGPYYDLSNTVHLADADPDSEHTLLHEAGHFFQHRLYNGTWPTITNCNPHYIQLVSSATCAWTEGFADSAAAYLLGDQRYVFPDGSSYPFTPAAGWQTGDQVQGNVDGSLLQLWNQVDGSWDRTITTLASHTPSTFADWFKNVRPTAVPPLSTTGSALTALDTYAINYGPTVVGDNAYHALSNGGGVALQRGTGCSVAISAVAQFAALDTSRASQRWKFVANGDGTVRIYDSCTVPLYLTAPTTAGGQIALQAVNLGAASQRWQVTQNSAGTYTLTNPATGFVLDGNATAGQAVTANTASAGSASQKWASVFSIS